AAAAGCCATTTCGGCTTTTCATGAGCCGGTCATTTTGTTAGCTGGCGGGCTTGATCGCGGGAATGGGTTTGATGAGCTTATTCCTATTTTACAAAAACATGTAAAAGCAGTTGTCTCATTTGGCGAAACGCGTAAAAAAATTCAAGAAGTGGCTGAAAAAGCAGGAATACAGCATACGAAAATTGTTTCGAATATGGAAGAAGCGGTCGATGCCGCTTATCGCATTTCCGATAAAGGTGACATTATTCTGTTATCTCCTGCCTGCGCAAGCTGGGATCAATACAAAACATTTGAAGAAAGAGGAGACATGTTTGTTAATAGCGTGCATAAATTAAAAGTGTGACAGGCTGTTACGTGAGCAGCTTTTGTTGCGAAAACGACGCGATTTCGAGGTGTTTCGCATGTTTAAGAAAAAGGCTCAGCCTGATTATTTACTCATTGTGTCTACACTTTTGCTATTAACAATTGGATTAATTATGGTCTATAGCGCAAGTGCGATATGGGCAGATTTCCGATTTCATGATCCTTTCTTTTTTGCGAAACGCCAACTTTTATTTGCAGGCGTTGGTGTCTTTGCAATGTTTTTTATAATGAATGTTGACTATTGGGTTTGGCAAAAATGGTCAAAGGTGCTGCTCATTATATGTTTTATTTTGCTTATTCTCGTATTAATCCCCGGGGTTGGGCTCGTTAGAGGCGGGGCAAGAAGCTGGCTTGGAGTAGGTGCTTTTTCGATTCAACCTTCTGAGTTTATGAAAATAGCGATGATCATTTTTTTAGCTAGGTATTTGTCGCAGCACCAAAAAAAGATCACGTCATTACGAAAAGGGCTTATCCCTTCGCTGTCTCTCGTACTCATCGCATTCGCATTCATCATGCTTCAGCCAGATTTAGGGACAGGGGCTGTCATGGTATGCACGTGCATTGTCATGATTTTTATTGCCGGAGCGAGAATTTTACACTTTTTTAGCTTAGGGCTTATCGGTTTAATCGGTTTGGCCGGACTCATTATATCAGCCCCTTACAGGATTAAGCGCATCACTTCCTATCTTGATCCGTGGAGCGATCCGTTGGGAAGCGGCTTTCAAATTATTCAATCCCTTTATGCAATTGGTCCGGGAGGATTGATGGGCTTGGGACTAGGGCAAAGCCGGCAAAAATTTTTTTATCTGCCTGAGCCGCAAACGGATTTTATCTTTGCTGTTTTAGTTGAAGAACTAGGTTTTCTAGGCGGCGTTTTTGTACTTGCTCTTTTCTGTATCATGCTCTGGCGGGGGATTAGTATTGCAAGCGGGGCACCTGACCTGTTTGGCAGCTTTCTTGCGATTGGAATTATCGGCATGCTTGCGATTCAAGTGTTTATAAATATCAGTGTTGTCATTGGTTTATTGCCGGTAACAGGAATCACGCTTCCGTTTCTTAGCTACGGCGGATCGTCACTAACGCTCATGCTTTTCAGCATTGGTATTTTATTGAATATAAGCCGGTATGCAAGATATTAATTTATGATAAGGAAGGAAGAAATTATGGAAAAGTTAGCGGAAAAATTAATAGACGCAGACATCGGTAAAGTGCTATTAGATGAACCGCTTGCGAACCATACAACGATAAAAATCGGCGGCCCTGCAGAACTGTATGTAGAGCCGAAAGATATCGAAAGCTTGAAGCGGTTAATGGCTTTCATTCGTGAAGAAAACATACAATGGTTCGTCATTGGACGCGGTTCGAATCTGTTGGTAAAGGATGGCGGGATTAAAGGTGTTGTCATTAACCTTGCAAAAGGAATCGAACATTTGGAAATAACGGGTGAAACAATCAAAGTTGGCGGGGGATATCCACTCGTGAAACTTGCCACATTGATAAGTAAAAAAGGATTGTCAGGCCTCGAGTTTGCAGGCGGCATCCCCGGTTCAGTCGGGGGGGCGGTTTATATGAATGCTGGCGCCCATGGATCTGACATTTCAAAGATTACAACGCGTGTTCACGTTCTATATCCTGATGGATCGATGCGATGGCTTTCCAATGAAGAGATGAAATTCTCGTACCGGACATCAATCTTGCAAAGCGAACCCGGAATTGTCGTAGAAGCAGAAATGAAACTTAAAGAAGATGACAAAGAAACGGTTACAGCTTTAATGAAAAAGCATAAAGACTACAGGCGCGAAACACAGCCGTGGAATGACCCGTGCTGTGGAAGCGTATTTCGCAACCCGCTCCCTGAACATTCAGGTGCGTTAATTGAAAGGGCCGGCCTTAAAGGCACAAAAATGGGCGGTGTTCAAATTTCCGAAATGCATGGAAATTTTATTGTAAACATTAAAAAAGGAGTTGCGAAAGCACAGGACGTTCTTGATTTAATTGAATTAGTGAAGAAAACAATTAAAGAGAAATACGATATTGAATTAGAAACAGAAGTAGAAGTTGTTGGCGACCCTTAACGGTGAAACACCTTTCGAAATTTGAAGTGACCCCATAAAGTTAGACACGGGTATTTCGTTAGGCGGCTAACTGGGCATGAACTCGGTATTGTACCGGGCTCATGCCCTTTAATTTTGCCTTAATCCGTTTGTGATTATAGTAATCTATGTATTTTTCTAGTTCCTTTTTAAAGTGCTCTACACTTTCAAATTCCTTTAGGTAGAGAAATTCTGATTTCATGATCCCAAAGAAACTTTCAATCACGGCGTTATCGTAACAGTTTCCCTTACGGGACATACTTTGTGTGATGCCACGTTCGCTTAGGGAAAGTTGGTATTTCTTCATCTGATAGTGCCAGCCTTGATCGGAATGAATGAGAAGGTTTTCCTCTCCCTTTAACCTTTCAAAAGCTTGATCCAGCATAGTGGAAACAAGGGAATACGTTGGTCTAGAACCTAATGTATAGGTAATGATTTCACCGTTATATAAATCGAGAATCGATGATAGGTAAAGCTTCTCTCCAAACAGTTTAAATTCAGTAATATCGGTCACCCATTTCTCATTTGGTTTATCAGCTTTGAAATTGCGGTCTAAAATGTTGGAGGCAATCTTACCGACCGTTCCCTTGTATGAACGGTATTTCTTCATACGTACCAGGCATTTCAGGCCTAATTCCTTCATGATACGCTGAACCTTTTTGTGGTTTATCTTGAGCTTCCGATTCCTTAATTCGTCCCGAATACGGCGATAGCCAAGACGACCTTCATGCTCATCATAAATAGATTGAATGATCTTCTTCAACTGTGCATCTGGATCAGGCTTCCCCATGTTTTTCACCCAATAATAATAGGTGCTTCGAGGGATTTCTGCGAGCTTCAAAAGTGCTTTCACCGGAAATTCATGCCTTAATTCATAGACTACTTGCGCTTTGTCTTGTTTGGTGATTTTTCCTTGTTTTGAACTAAGGCATTCAACTTTTTTAAATACGCATTCTCCATACGTAAACGTTCTAGTTCCTCCTGGAGTGCTTCTACAGATCCTTCTGCCGGTGTTGGTTTCTTTGAGTTTTTATTCATGGTTGGACGCCCCTTTTTCTTTGGTTTGAGGGCATCCAATCCTCCGGATTCAAAATCAGTCTTCCATTTAAAAAGTGTTGACGGTGCCGGGATATTAAATATCGCAGCCGTTTTCCTAATGGATGTCCCTTGTTCGACCATATAATTAAGTACATCCATTTTAAACTGCGGGGAGAAGGTTGTATAGGGCTTATCGAAAGCCGCCTCACCAGCGAACTCATATTGTTTAATCCAATTGTGGAGAACACCAGAACTAACACCAATGGATTTAGCCACTGTTTTGTACCCTTCCATCCCATTTAGATAGCTTTTGACGGCTTGTAACTTTTCTTCTGAAGTAAATTTGGCCATTAAAAAACTGCACCTCCAATTGTTAGGTATGTCTAACAATTGGGGTGCAGTTCAAATTTTGAAGGGTGTTTTTTGGTTTTTTACGTAAATATTAAAATTAAATTTCATTAAGAATGCAACGAACTCACCTAAATAATTGTGTTATAATGAGTGGGAAATGCATTTTTTTTGCGTTACTTCGTTTACGGAGGAAAACTTATGAAAAATGGGAAGGTCGTTACGATAGAAGACCGTATTCCTAAATTAAAGGCAGCGCGGCAACGTAAAGCAAATCGAAGATTCATTCTCTATATTTCAATCTTTTTTTTGTTGATTTTGCTTGTCGTTTACTTACAATCTCCATTAAGTAAAGTTGGAAAAATAAAGATTAATGGCAACCATTATGTTACAAATTCAGCGATTTTGAAATCAGGGGGATTATCGAAAGAGACAAGCTTTTGGAATATTAATACGAAAGAATTGGAAAAGAAAATAATCGCAGCGAATCTTCAAATTTCTGACGTTACGATAGAAAGAAAGCTTCCAAACGTACTTTCAATCGAAGTGAATGAATTTTCAAGAGTTGCTTACTTAAAAGAGAAAGATACATTTTACCCTATTCTTGAAAACGGCAAAGTGATTCATCAATTATCATCAAAACAAATACCGGTGAACGCCCCGATTCTTATCGATTTGAAAGAAGAGAAGCTTGAAGAATTAGCATCAGAGTTAAAGAAACTGCCCCAAAGCCTTATTCAAAGAATTTCAGAAATTAATCATGCGCCATCGGAAACTGTCTCTTACGATTTAATTATTTTTATGAACGACGGTTTCGAAGTAAGAACATCAATAAGAGATTTTTCCAAAAACATGAAAAAATATCCATCTATTGTCAGCGAGATTGAACCAGGAAAAAAAGGTATTATTCACATAAATGTCAGCTCCTATTTTGAAGCGTTCGAAACCGAGGAGGCAGCTAAGGTTGAAAGTGAAGGGTAAACATGTTATTTATTCCCTTGTACTTTTGTTGGTAGGGTTTATTGTAGCGTTTTCGTATCAAGTTACAGTAAAAGAGCAGTTGCCTAGCCAAGTGTCTCAAAAAGAATGGGAAAAGGAAGATAAACTTCGAAACGATATTTTAACTGTCCAACAAAATAATTCTTTGTTAATTGAACGATTAACAGAACTTCAAGAAGAAGTACAGGAAATAGAAAAATCTCAAGCTAAGCAGGAACAGATAACATCCGAACTAGTGAATGATCTTGACAACTTAAGGATGATCACTGGAAATGTCAAAGTAAAAGGCCCCGGTGTGATTGTTTCGCTTAGAGATGCATCCTATATCCCTGAACAAGATAATCCTAACCACTACATCGTTCATGAACAGCATATTCAAAAAGTAATTTCTGAATTGTTCATTTCGGGAGCCGAAGCCGTCTCAATTAACGGTCAGCGCATTGCACATAATTCATATATACTGTGTATCGGGCCAGTCGTAGAAGTAGATGGGAACCAGTACTTTGCTCCATTTGAAATCGCTGGGATTGGCGATCCTGAAATGATGGAGGCAGCACTGAACCTTAAAGGAAATTTAAAAGATCAACTTGTTGAAAATGGCATTGAAGTTACGATTGAAAAGAAAAATGAAATTGTAATGGAGCCGTTTTTAAGTAAAGAAAATTAGCCGATTGGCAGCCTATAAGGCGAAGACAGAGGCATGGTACACACAGAGTACAGCGCTCACTGACTCACTCTGTTCGCAGCTTATGCTTAGGACATAAAATTTGCTGCTGCGTCGATTCACTCCCGTGCTGGAAATTTATATTTTCTCCAACGTGCAAGAAAGGGCGAGAGGCTTGAAGCCGCAATCAATCATTGTCTTTACGTTAAGTACGATTATACTTGGCTTTATGCTTGCTGTTCAATTTCAAACAGTTAAAAAGCCAATCGAACGGGATACAAGGAATATTTGGGAATTAAGAGAGGATTTAGAAAAAGAAAAGAAACAGCAAGTGAAATTAAACTCCGAAATTGCTAAATATCAAACGCTATTAAATCAATACAGGCAAAATCCTGAAAAAGAAAGAACTCAAGTGATGAAAGAAGCAATCGAACATATGAAAGAGGAAGCAGGCTTTACTGATGTAGAAGGAAAAGGCGTTATTTTGAATATTGAACCGCTATTCTCAGAAGAATTGATTGGAGAAGAAGTGCCTACACTTCAACCAGAACTTCTTATGAGGCTTATGAATCAATTGAATTCCTTTGGAACAAGCCAAATGCAAATATCAAATCAGCGAGTTATCACAACAACTGCCATTAGAGAAGTAAACGGGGAAACGTATGTGAACAATCGTCCACTACCGGATTTGCCAATTGAAATTAGAATCATCTCGGAAGATGCGGTAAAACTTTTTGATCAAATGAAAGCATCAAAAATTACAGATGATTTTGCTGAGGAAAATTTGTCGATTACGGCAAGGTTAAAAAATAAAGTGGAAATATCTGCATACGATCGTCAATTAAATATAAAAAAGATGAAACAGTATAAGGAGGATTCATAATGTGGCTTCCGCTACTCGGCCTATTAATTGGCATTTTTTTAGGGTTATCAACTGAATTGCGAGTGCCGGAAGAATATACACAATATCTATCAATTGCCGTGTTAGCCGCTTTGGATACTCTGTTTGGCGGCATTCGTGCACATATGCAGTCAACTTTTGATGATCGTGTTTTTATTTCTGGATTTTTTTCCAATATTTTGCTTGCTGCAGGTTTAGCTTTTCTAGGTGTTAATCTTGGTGTAGACTTGTATTTAGCCGCAATTTTTGCGTTTGGTGTCAGATTGTTTAATAATATTGCAATCATACGCCGTATTCTTCTTGCACGTTGGTCTGAAAAACGAAAAAACGTTTGAAAAACTTCATGAAAAAAAAGGATTGCTCCTTTCCATGTGGAATACTTTCCGTAATCAAAGAATCAGTGGGGATGAAGAAAACCGCCACTGACGGAAGTCTCGCTTTATCGATTAAATATTTAAAGTGCGTGTTCAAAAAGGAGGACAACGAGAGGCAAGAAGGTCGAGGAAGTGTAGTTCTGAGCACCGCAGCGTATGTTTGTAGGATACGTGAGGAGCGGAAGAGCAAGCTGACGTAGAGATTCGCAGCCCTCTATAAGGAAGTTCGACTAAAAAGCATCACGTCCTGTGATAACGTCGAACTGACTCACATCCTGTGAGCCTCCGGACTTTTTGAACTACCTCTTAAAAAGGAGTCATCAAAAGATAAAGGTGGTGCCCTAGGTTGAGCAACAATGATATATTTGTAAGTTTAGACATCGGTACATCCAATGTAAAAGTAATCATCGGTGAAATGGTAGATGATTCTTTAAACATTATAGGCGTTGGAACGGCTCCTTCAAATGGAATAAATAAAGGAGCCATAGTCGATATAGATGAAACAGTCCATTCGATAAAAAAAGCAATTGAACAGGCTGAGAGAATGGTCGGCGTACAAATCGATTCGGTCATTGTAGGAGTTGGTGGCAACCATATTCAACTGCAGCCTTGCCACGGAGTTGTTGCTGTATCGAGTGAAGACAGAGAGATTCGCAACGAAGATGTTATGCGCGTCATTGATGCCGCAGAGGTAGTGTCCATTCCTCCAGAAAGAGAAATTATCGATGTGATCCCTAAACAATTTATCGTTGATGGACTAGATGAGATTAATGATCCTAGAGGGATGATTGGCGTTCGGCTTGAGATGGAAGGCACACTTATTACCGGCTCGAAAACCATTTTACATAATTTGCTGAGGTGTGTAGAAAGGGCTGGATTAATCATTGCCGATATTTGTTTACAACCAATTGCCGCAGGATCAATAGCCCTTTCAAAAGACGAGAAAGATTTGGGAGTGGCATTGATTGATATTGGAGGAGGTTGTACGACAATCTCTGTTTTTGAAGATGGAAGTTTACAAAAAACAAATGTCATTCCAATAGGCGGGGAACATATTACGAAAGATATTTCCGTCGGGCTTCGAATTAATATGGAAGAAGCTGAAAGAATCAAATTAAAACACGGCCATGCTTTTATTGATCTGTCATCTGAAGAAGAAGTCTTTAAGGTTACTAGAATTGGCAGCTCGGTTGAAGAGGAATTTAACCAATTTGAAATTTCTCATATCATTGAAGCAAGGGCTTCTGAGATCATGGAATTGGCCGATGAGGAAATAGCACGGATGGGGTATACAAACCTTCCCGGCGGATATGTTTTAACAGGTGGAGTTGCTGCATTGCCGGGAATCCTTGAATTATCCCACCATATTCTCCAAAACAATGTTAGGCTTGCTTCTCCTGACTATCTTGGCGTTAGAGAACCGCAATATACAACTGGCGTTGGTTTAATCCAGTTTACTTACCGAAATATAAAAGTCCAAGGAAGAGAAGTGGCCGCAGCAATAAGCAGTGAAAATAGTGTGAAAACAAAAAAGAAACCAGCTGAACAGAAGAAAAAGCGGGAAGAACATGTTCCCGGCATAGGAACGAAAGTAAAAAGCTGGTTTGGCTCTTTTTTTGACTAAGCATTGGCCTTGTATGATTTTCAAAACTTAGGAGGATCTAACATGTTAGAATTCGATATGGATGTTCATCAATTAGCAAGAATTAAAGTAATTGGCGTCGGCGGCGGGGGAAGCAATGCAGTAAACCGTATGATTGAACATGGTGTCCAAGGCGTAGATTTCATTGCTGTTAATACCGACGCCCAAGCTTTAAATCTATCGTTGGCGGAAACAAAGCTTCAAATTGGAACAAAATTAACAAGAGGACTTGGTGCAGGCGCCAATCCCGAGATCGGAAAAAAGGCTGCAGAAGAAAGTAAAGAGCAAATTGCAGAAGCGCTAAACGGCGCGGATATGGTATTTGTTACCGCTGGTATGGGAGGCGGTACAGGAACTGGTGCCGCACCGGTCATTGCAGAGATTGCAAAGGAAATTGGGGCGTTAACAGTCGGAGTCGTAACAAAGCCTTTTACATTTGAAGGAAGAAAACGTTTAAATCAAGCGGTTAACGGCATTAGCGTGTTTAAAGAAAAAGTAGATACGCTTATCGTTATCCCGAATGACAGGCTGTTGGAAATTGTTGACAAAAACACACCGATGCTTGAGGCATTCCGCGAAGCCGACAATGTTCTTCGCCAAGGTGTCCAAGGCATTTCAGATTTAATTGCGGTTCCCGGATTAATTAATCTAGACTTTGCCGACGTGAAGACGATTATGACGGAAAAGGGTACAGCATTAATGGGAATTGGTATTGCAACAGGTGAGAACCGTGCTGCAGATGCCGCTAAGAAGGCTATCTCAAGCCCGCTTCTTGAAACATCCATTGATGGGGCAAAAGGTGTATTAATGAACATTAGCGGCGGCTCTAACCTCAGTCTATATGAAGTCAACGAAGCGGCTGATATTGTCTCTTCAGCTTCGGATCAAGATGTCAATATGATTTTTGGTTCTGTTATAAATGAAAACCTTAAAGAAGAAATCCTTGTAACTGTTATAGCTACAGGGTTTGATGAGAAAGATATGAGACAAAAACAACCGGATAGCCGCCCTAAGCTTCAACCGAAATCACCAGCTGCTCAGCAATCCCCAAAAGAAGAGAAAGAACAAACTGAAGATAGAAGGTTCGGAAGCAACTATCAAGAAACAGGCGAAACGCTTGATATCCCAACATTTTTAAGAAATAGAAATCGGAGAAGAAGATAGGCGGGATATTCAATCAATAGGCGTTCCTTACAAAGCGATTTTAAATGAAATAGATTTTCACAAGACACGACATTCATTTGTTGTGTTTTTTTTTTGATCATGAGTCGTTGCTTTGCACAGAAATAAGCTTTATTTTTACGTGACAAAATTAGTGTGTTTTGATCAAAATAACTTGGAGGTTCTCGTCATAAATTGACAGACTTAGCAATAGAATCTTTATATACT
The sequence above is a segment of the Pueribacillus theae genome. Coding sequences within it:
- the spoVE gene encoding stage V sporulation protein E; the protein is MFKKKAQPDYLLIVSTLLLLTIGLIMVYSASAIWADFRFHDPFFFAKRQLLFAGVGVFAMFFIMNVDYWVWQKWSKVLLIICFILLILVLIPGVGLVRGGARSWLGVGAFSIQPSEFMKIAMIIFLARYLSQHQKKITSLRKGLIPSLSLVLIAFAFIMLQPDLGTGAVMVCTCIVMIFIAGARILHFFSLGLIGLIGLAGLIISAPYRIKRITSYLDPWSDPLGSGFQIIQSLYAIGPGGLMGLGLGQSRQKFFYLPEPQTDFIFAVLVEELGFLGGVFVLALFCIMLWRGISIASGAPDLFGSFLAIGIIGMLAIQVFINISVVIGLLPVTGITLPFLSYGGSSLTLMLFSIGILLNISRYARY
- a CDS encoding IS3 family transposase (programmed frameshift) yields the protein MAKFTSEEKLQAVKSYLNGMEGYKTVAKSIGVSSGVLHNWIKQYEFAGEAAFDKPYTTFSPQFKMDVLNYMVEQGTSIRKTAAIFNIPAPSTLFKWKTDFESGGLDALKPKKKGRPTMNKNSKKPTPAEGSVEALQEELERLRMENAYFKKVECLSSKQGKITKQDKAQVVYELRHEFPVKALLKLAEIPRSTYYYWVKNMGKPDPDAQLKKIIQSIYDEHEGRLGYRRIRDELRNRKLKINHKKVQRIMKELGLKCLVRMKKYRSYKGTVGKIASNILDRNFKADKPNEKWVTDITEFKLFGEKLYLSSILDLYNGEIITYTLGSRPTYSLVSTMLDQAFERLKGEENLLIHSDQGWHYQMKKYQLSLSERGITQSMSRKGNCYDNAVIESFFGIMKSEFLYLKEFESVEHFKKELEKYIDYYNHKRIKAKLKGMSPVQYRVHAQLAA
- the murB gene encoding UDP-N-acetylmuramate dehydrogenase, whose translation is MEKLAEKLIDADIGKVLLDEPLANHTTIKIGGPAELYVEPKDIESLKRLMAFIREENIQWFVIGRGSNLLVKDGGIKGVVINLAKGIEHLEITGETIKVGGGYPLVKLATLISKKGLSGLEFAGGIPGSVGGAVYMNAGAHGSDISKITTRVHVLYPDGSMRWLSNEEMKFSYRTSILQSEPGIVVEAEMKLKEDDKETVTALMKKHKDYRRETQPWNDPCCGSVFRNPLPEHSGALIERAGLKGTKMGGVQISEMHGNFIVNIKKGVAKAQDVLDLIELVKKTIKEKYDIELETEVEVVGDP
- a CDS encoding small basic family protein — encoded protein: MWLPLLGLLIGIFLGLSTELRVPEEYTQYLSIAVLAALDTLFGGIRAHMQSTFDDRVFISGFFSNILLAAGLAFLGVNLGVDLYLAAIFAFGVRLFNNIAIIRRILLARWSEKRKNV
- a CDS encoding DUF881 domain-containing protein, which encodes MKPQSIIVFTLSTIILGFMLAVQFQTVKKPIERDTRNIWELREDLEKEKKQQVKLNSEIAKYQTLLNQYRQNPEKERTQVMKEAIEHMKEEAGFTDVEGKGVILNIEPLFSEELIGEEVPTLQPELLMRLMNQLNSFGTSQMQISNQRVITTTAIREVNGETYVNNRPLPDLPIEIRIISEDAVKLFDQMKASKITDDFAEENLSITARLKNKVEISAYDRQLNIKKMKQYKEDS
- a CDS encoding DUF881 domain-containing protein, translated to MKGKHVIYSLVLLLVGFIVAFSYQVTVKEQLPSQVSQKEWEKEDKLRNDILTVQQNNSLLIERLTELQEEVQEIEKSQAKQEQITSELVNDLDNLRMITGNVKVKGPGVIVSLRDASYIPEQDNPNHYIVHEQHIQKVISELFISGAEAVSINGQRIAHNSYILCIGPVVEVDGNQYFAPFEIAGIGDPEMMEAALNLKGNLKDQLVENGIEVTIEKKNEIVMEPFLSKEN
- the ftsZ gene encoding cell division protein FtsZ, whose translation is MLEFDMDVHQLARIKVIGVGGGGSNAVNRMIEHGVQGVDFIAVNTDAQALNLSLAETKLQIGTKLTRGLGAGANPEIGKKAAEESKEQIAEALNGADMVFVTAGMGGGTGTGAAPVIAEIAKEIGALTVGVVTKPFTFEGRKRLNQAVNGISVFKEKVDTLIVIPNDRLLEIVDKNTPMLEAFREADNVLRQGVQGISDLIAVPGLINLDFADVKTIMTEKGTALMGIGIATGENRAADAAKKAISSPLLETSIDGAKGVLMNISGGSNLSLYEVNEAADIVSSASDQDVNMIFGSVINENLKEEILVTVIATGFDEKDMRQKQPDSRPKLQPKSPAAQQSPKEEKEQTEDRRFGSNYQETGETLDIPTFLRNRNRRRR
- a CDS encoding cell division protein FtsQ/DivIB translates to MKNGKVVTIEDRIPKLKAARQRKANRRFILYISIFFLLILLVVYLQSPLSKVGKIKINGNHYVTNSAILKSGGLSKETSFWNINTKELEKKIIAANLQISDVTIERKLPNVLSIEVNEFSRVAYLKEKDTFYPILENGKVIHQLSSKQIPVNAPILIDLKEEKLEELASELKKLPQSLIQRISEINHAPSETVSYDLIIFMNDGFEVRTSIRDFSKNMKKYPSIVSEIEPGKKGIIHINVSSYFEAFETEEAAKVESEG
- the ftsA gene encoding cell division protein FtsA → MSNNDIFVSLDIGTSNVKVIIGEMVDDSLNIIGVGTAPSNGINKGAIVDIDETVHSIKKAIEQAERMVGVQIDSVIVGVGGNHIQLQPCHGVVAVSSEDREIRNEDVMRVIDAAEVVSIPPEREIIDVIPKQFIVDGLDEINDPRGMIGVRLEMEGTLITGSKTILHNLLRCVERAGLIIADICLQPIAAGSIALSKDEKDLGVALIDIGGGCTTISVFEDGSLQKTNVIPIGGEHITKDISVGLRINMEEAERIKLKHGHAFIDLSSEEEVFKVTRIGSSVEEEFNQFEISHIIEARASEIMELADEEIARMGYTNLPGGYVLTGGVAALPGILELSHHILQNNVRLASPDYLGVREPQYTTGVGLIQFTYRNIKVQGREVAAAISSENSVKTKKKPAEQKKKREEHVPGIGTKVKSWFGSFFD